One window of the Salvia miltiorrhiza cultivar Shanhuang (shh) chromosome 6, IMPLAD_Smil_shh, whole genome shotgun sequence genome contains the following:
- the LOC130990705 gene encoding uncharacterized protein LOC130990705 → MGRMEPYVESCGICGEFGHGVNECNRIGEFTPKGQAEAYAAQGYQGRLPYEQRHLYNQGQQSSGWKNSAPGQRAGLNQNSQFRQPTQQMGYQSKQLFYPLQPQYPPQQYRQQYSQQYSMPQGNFQPQHFQNAQQMPPPKLSLEETLQSFMEVSKQNMEVTKQDMESQSATIKRLETIVGQLSGTLNLLQQQQQPRKLHGQPLQTH, encoded by the coding sequence ATGGGAAGAATGGAGCCTTATGTCGAGAGTTGTGGGATATGCGGCGAGTTCGGACATGGAGTAAATGAATGCAACCGGATAGGTGAGTTCACACCCAAGGGACAGGCCGAGGCGTACGCTGCACAGGGGTACCAGGGAAGACTGCCTTACGAGCAACGCCATCTATACAATCAAGGGCAGCAGAGCTCGGGTTGGAAGAACTCAGCTCCTGGCCAAAGGGCAGGATTAAATCAAAATAGCCAATTCCGCCAACCCACGCAGCAGATGggctatcaaagtaaacaactGTTTTACCCACTACAACCGCAATATCCTCCTCAGCAGTACCGACAGCAATACTCGCAGCAGTACTCCATGCCGCAAGGGAACTTTCAGCCGCAACACTTCCAGAATGCGCAGCAGATGCCACCGCCGAAACTGTCGCTGGAGGAGACTTTGCAGTCTTTCATGGAGGTCAGCAAGCAAAACATGGAGGTGACCAAGCAGGATATGGAATCTCAGTCCGCaaccataaaaagacttgagaccaTCGTGGGGCAACTGTCGGGCACTCTAAACTtgttgcagcagcagcagcagcccagAAAACTTCATGGCCAGCCCTTGCAGACTCACTAA